One window of Medicago truncatula cultivar Jemalong A17 chromosome 2, MtrunA17r5.0-ANR, whole genome shotgun sequence genomic DNA carries:
- the LOC112419246 gene encoding uncharacterized protein, whose product MAKILKYVHVMFIFLSLFLVVTDAITPILTHPNCHARARSMRRAFGAKSKFDFVDGSIHVSTGFDPSFKSWNRCNMLVHLWIMNYLDESIAHHIVFLENAIDVWNELKQKFS is encoded by the exons atgGCTAAAATTCTTAAATACGTTCATGTTATGTTCATCTTTCTATCTCTATTTCTTGTTGTAACCGACGCTA TCACTCCAATTTTAACACATCCGAATTGTCATGCTAGGGCTCGATCCATGAGACGAGCTTTTGGAGCGAAGAgcaaatttgattttgttgatggttCTATACATGTTTCTACGGGGTTTGATCCAAGTTTCAAGTCTTGGAATCGCTGCAATATGCTTGTTCATTTGTGGATAATGAACTATCTTGATGAATCAATTGCGCACCACATAGTTTTTCTGGAAAATGCAATTGACGTTTGGAATGAGCTAAAGCAAAAATTTTCGTAA